A part of Pseudomonas sp. HR96 genomic DNA contains:
- a CDS encoding glycoside hydrolase family 19 protein, which produces MVGTAVSTTVSAAQLQLIFPHAGSAAGRFVEPLNSAMAQYAINNHLRIAAFLAQVGHESAQLTCVQENLNYSAAGLQTTWPTRFDKALAQQLARQPEKIANLVYAARMGNGPPESGDGWKYRGRGLIQITGRNNYKATGIGLGLDLLLEPQLLEFPEGAALSAGLFWQQHGLNELADERHFDAITRRINGGLNGQAERLAFYSRALQVLA; this is translated from the coding sequence ATGGTCGGTACAGCGGTCAGCACAACGGTCAGTGCAGCGCAGCTACAGCTGATCTTCCCCCACGCCGGCAGCGCCGCCGGGCGCTTTGTCGAGCCGTTGAACAGCGCCATGGCGCAATACGCGATCAACAACCACTTGCGCATCGCCGCCTTTCTCGCCCAGGTCGGGCATGAATCGGCGCAGTTGACCTGCGTGCAGGAAAACCTCAACTACAGCGCCGCCGGCCTGCAGACCACCTGGCCGACCCGCTTCGACAAGGCGCTGGCGCAGCAGCTGGCCCGCCAGCCGGAGAAGATCGCCAACCTGGTGTACGCCGCGCGCATGGGCAACGGCCCGCCGGAGTCCGGCGACGGCTGGAAATACCGCGGCCGCGGGCTGATCCAGATCACCGGCAGAAACAACTACAAGGCCACCGGCATCGGCCTGGGCCTGGACCTGCTGCTGGAACCGCAACTGCTGGAGTTTCCCGAGGGGGCGGCGTTGTCGGCGGGGCTGTTCTGGCAGCAGCATGGGCTCAACGAGCTGGCCGATGAGCGGCACTTCGACGCCATCACGCGGCGGATCAACGGCGGCCTCAACGGCCAGGCCGAGCGCCTGGCGTTCTACTCGCGGGCGCTGCAAGTCCTCGCCTGA
- a CDS encoding class II aldolase/adducin family protein, with amino-acid sequence MNLHDIPAAEWQARCDLAALYRLLAHFRMTDLIDTHISLRLDDGSFLINRYGVLFEHMKATDLVRIDGEGQVVDRFFPQHRVNRAGFVIHSAIHAARADLHCVIHTHTAAGIAVAAQAKGLLPISQHALKFYNRLGYHRYQGIALDTAERDQLVRDLGPHSAMILCNHGLLAAGGSVAEAFQTIFILERACQAQVQALAGGSELLIPDPAVCEFTARQFEDDDGDGLIQLGWDAALTLIAGQRDAYCA; translated from the coding sequence ATGAACCTTCACGACATTCCCGCCGCCGAATGGCAGGCGCGCTGCGACCTTGCGGCGCTGTATCGCCTGCTGGCGCACTTTCGCATGACCGACCTGATCGACACGCACATTTCCCTGCGCCTGGACGACGGCAGCTTTTTGATCAACCGCTACGGCGTGCTGTTCGAACACATGAAGGCCACCGACCTGGTGCGCATCGACGGCGAAGGACAGGTCGTCGACCGGTTTTTCCCGCAGCATCGGGTCAACCGCGCCGGCTTCGTGATCCACTCGGCCATCCACGCCGCCCGCGCCGACCTGCACTGCGTGATTCACACCCACACCGCCGCCGGCATCGCTGTGGCGGCGCAGGCCAAGGGCCTGTTGCCGATCAGCCAGCACGCGCTGAAGTTCTACAACCGCCTGGGCTATCACCGTTACCAGGGCATTGCCCTGGACACCGCCGAACGCGATCAGCTGGTCCGCGATCTCGGGCCGCACAGTGCGATGATCCTCTGCAACCATGGCTTGCTGGCGGCCGGCGGCAGCGTGGCCGAGGCCTTCCAGACCATTTTCATTCTGGAGCGCGCCTGCCAGGCGCAGGTTCAGGCCTTGGCCGGCGGCAGCGAGCTGCTGATACCGGACCCGGCTGTCTGCGAGTTCACCGCCCGGCAATTCGAGGACGACGATGGCGATGGCTTGATCCAGTTGGGTTGGGATGCGGCGTTGACGTTGATTGCCGGGCAGCGGGACGCGTATTGCGCGTGA